A stretch of Malus sylvestris chromosome 11, drMalSylv7.2, whole genome shotgun sequence DNA encodes these proteins:
- the LOC126591556 gene encoding uncharacterized protein LOC126591556, producing MSMSNTELLTNLHFIFQGINADGQICTQRAVDKVGKEFAAGLGYRRSSPLASLNYNFSFSDPPTWFLPSKVNSGHLDFIPEDGTIKVGRHQGDLFQAYTLMKVNNEADGDTKFKVDPNFFPLLHRMIREKTDWGLSVKVTGCATFQVGVLEWTETILRTYASVLRQANIYGAVAVSRYPYKYSSNVWKAFCELWGPLTNTFHQGNGEMSISLYDLKVIGGLPILGAPYEEFVPPNDDLYKKEAYPSTLPELWRIHSQLCKFYGQKHIFWNQWLDHFYRGKIVYAGYGEKNQRMSPNEQKIFKARGILLEVTKEGALAAFLVFWLCRFVLPLKGGKVRPETFPMACLMVQGSKVSLAPTVLGYIYRGLGDIVSCPRGPGFTYISMPVHYIVGWLGEHFPFLYRSRPDSDFPKGYPQLARYAGIEPREVNISHARFIFRSDKSVIYRPTVFVEEKGCSLMDNEDLSDDYFEFLVCVRTAKLPVRIGEHLWLEPYFPNRFARQFGFDQGVPMNNLAFGVSSRQNCSVEAMFEAQTVLLKRNTGSLFYVPCSTHQGTCTYWYCKWWRTSCVTYLGISLADIYAIFNKRPLNKKTVFSVSVLRDITPGLRKEFLLSEVGFDKSPGLQAVGQSSSLSKNKNTMADQECKVISESSSPGSSLGSSHDVNFKRARYENSDGPGGVDIETVTAADNFTPEIIPGNLSTPSVKVTNQPCRGKSAAYLSNEVAPSSLQEVTASIHALFGSEVSNFRQGYIISEVENIFVKLSSCNSPTEILGCHEEVNLVLDVLVPIINILESGRTELEWFVKTVRHIFACASQISDNAKIIDQGNHIRDLLRCHDECLSTKKAFESELNKSIQELKKIEAEELPVKEAEEIARVLRQQYDSGKHAVKRRVSDLKASIERQKKLDVELRQSRADTNEGLLPDVERAEVLNKSAEERILNSIASLLHFCSKPE from the coding sequence ATGTCCATGTCGAATACTGAGCTTCTGACCAACCTGCATTTTATATTTCAGGGAATAAATGCAGATGGTCAAATTTGTACCCAGCGAGCTGTTGATAAGGTCGGGAAAGAGTTTGCCGCGGGTCTAGGGTATAGGCGTTCTTCTCCATTGGCTTCACTTAACTACAACTTTTCTTTCAGTGATCCTCCTACTTGGTTTCTTCCTTCCAAAGTGAACTCTGGTCATCTTGATTTTATTCCGGAAGATGGTACTATCAAGGTTGGTCGGCATCAGGGCGATTTATTTCAGGCTTATACTCTGATGAAAGTGAATAATGAGGCTGATGGAGACACCAAGTTTAAAGTTGATCCAAATTTTTTTCCGCTTTTACACAGAATGATCCGAGAAAAGACAGATTGGGGTTTGAGTGTGAAGGTCACAGGTTGTGCTACTTTTCAAGTTGGTGTGCTGGAGTGGACAGAGACTATTTTACGAACTTATGCAAGTGTGCTGCGTCAAGCAAATATTTATGGTGCTGTGGCAGTGTCCCGTTATCCTTACAAATACTCCTCTAATGTATGGAAAGCTTTCTGTGAGCTATGGGGGCCTTTAACCAACACCTTCCACCAGGGAAATGGGGAAATGAGCATTTCATTATATGACTTAAAGGTGATAGGTGGTTTACCAATTCTCGGTGCTCCTTATGAAGAGTTTGTTCCTCCAAATGATGACCTGTACAAGAAAGAGGCTTACCCGTCTACTCTTCCTGAACTTTGGAGAATTCATTCCCAATTGTGCAAATTTTATGGGCAGAAACATATATTTTGGAATCAATGGTTGGACCATTTTTATCGAGGAAAAATAGTTTATGCGGGCTATGGTGAGAAAAATCAGCGGATGTCCCCGAATGAGCAAAAGATCTTTAAAGCCAGAGGAATCTTGTTGGAAGTCACAAAAGAAGGGGCCTTGGCTGCATTTTTGGTATTCTGGCTTTGTAGATTTGTTTTGCCATTAAAGGGCGGTAAAGTGAGACCCGAGACTTTTCCCATGGCTTGTTTAATGGTGCAGGGTTCTAAAGTCTCTCTTGCGCCAACTGTTCTTGGCTATATTTATCGCGGCCTTGGGGATATCGTTTCTTGTCCGAGGGGACCTGGCTTCACATATATTTCCATGCCGGTTCACTATATTGTCGGTTGGCTAGGGGAGCATTTTCCATTTTTATACCGATCTCGTCCTGATAGTGATTTTCCTAAGGGTTATCCTCAATTAGCGAGATATGCGGGTATTGAACCCAGGGAGGTCAATATATCTCATGCGAGGTTTATCTTTCGGAGCGACAAATCTGTTATTTATCGCCCAACTGTTTTTGTGGAAGAGAAAGGTTGCTCTTTGATGGATAATGAAGACCTATCTGatgattattttgaatttttggtctGTGTTCGCACTGCAAAGCTTCCTGTCAGAATTGGTGAACACCTTTGGCTAGAACCATATTTTCCTAACAGATTTGCTCGTCAATTTGGCTTTGATCAAGGAGTTCCAATGAACAATTTAGCATTTGGTGTTTCTAGTAGACAAAATTGCAGTGTTGAAGCTATGTTCGAAGCGCAGACGGTGCTTCTTAAAAGGAACACCGGATCTCTTTTTTATGTTCCATGTTCAACACATCAAGGGACCTGTACCTATTGGTATTGTAAGTGGTGGAGGACTTCTTGTGTAACATATCTTGGGATTTCTTTGGCTGATATTTATGCTATCTTCAATAAGCGTCCTCTTAATAAAAAGACAGTTTTTAGTGTGTCAGTTCTGAGAGACATAACTCCAGGTTTGAGAAAAGAGTTTTTGCTTTCTGAGGTGGGATTTGATAAGTCTCCTGGCTTGCAAGCAGTTGGTCAGAGTTCTAGCCTTTCTAAAAATAAGAATACAATGGCTGACCAGGAATGCAAGGTTATCTCGGAGTCTTCTTCACCAGGATCTTCTTTAGGGAGTAGCCATGATGTGAATTTTAAGCGTGCTCGTTATGAGAATTCTGATGGTCCTGGTGGTGTGGATATTGAAACTGTGACTGCTGCAGATAATTTTACTCCAGAAATTATCCCTGGAAACTTAAGTACACCATCTGTGAAGGTAACAAACCAGCCTTGTAGGGGAAAGTCAGCTGCCTATCTGTCAAATGAAGTTGCACCATCATCCTTGCAAGAAGTGACGGCATCCATCCATGCTTTGTTTGGCTCGGAGGTGAGCAATTTTAGGCAAGGATATATTATTAGTGAAGTAGAGAATATTTTTGTCAAGCTTTCCTCTTGCAACTCACCTACAGAAATTCTTGGCTGCCATGAGGAAGTGAATTTGGTGCTTGATGTTTTGGTTCCCATCATTAACATTTTGGAATCTGGTCGAACAGAGCTCGAGTGGTTTGTCAAAACTGTTCGCCATATTTTTGCATGTGCTTCACAAATTTCTGATAATGCCAAGATTATTGATCAAGGTAATCATATTCGCGATTTGCTTCGTTGTCATGATGAGTGTTTGTCAACTAAGAAGGCCTTCGAGTCCGAGTTAAACAAATCCATTCAGGAGCTTAAGAAAATTGAAGCTGAGGAACTGCCTGTTAAAGAAGCAGAGGAGATCGCTCGTGTTCTTCGCCAGCAATATGATTCTGGAAAACATGCTGTCAAACGTCGAGTGAGTGATCTTAAAGCTTCTATTGAGCGACAAAAGAAATTGGATGTGGAGCTTCGTCAGTCTCGAGCTGATACAAATGAAGGGCTCCTTCCGGATGTTGAGCGTGCTGAAGTTTTGAACAAATCTGCAGAAGAAAGAATTTTGAACTCGATTGCCTCCCTGCTCCACTTTTGCAGTAAACCGGAGTAG
- the LOC126591558 gene encoding uncharacterized protein LOC126591558 isoform X1, protein MKLEKAVAHLAVFLHISQAEDFFDFSRSSECYSIVISSLIGTSRDGLDPEEIHGIKLQRHGAELLDLIRTSRGGLDPEEIHGIKLQRREAGGDFSESQIPFDW, encoded by the exons ATGAAATTGGAAAAAGCAGTCGCCCATCTTGCTGTTTTTCTTCACATTTCTCAAGCAGAAGACT TCTTCGATTTTTCCAGAAGCAGTGAGTGCTATAGTATCGTCATCTCGA gTTTGATTGGAACTTCACGGGATGGTTTAGaccccgaagaaattcatgggattaAACTGCAGCGGCACGGAGCGGAGCTCTTGGATTTGATCAGAACTTCACGGGGTGGTTTAGaccccgaagaaattcatgggattaAACTGCAGCGACGGGAAGCAGGTGGTGATTTTTCAGAGTCTCAAATTCCATTTGATTGGTGA
- the LOC126591557 gene encoding uncharacterized protein LOC126591557 isoform X1: protein MKLEKAVAHLAVFLHISQAEDFFDFSRSSECYSIVISSLIGTSRDGLDPEEIHGIKLQRHGAELLDLIRTSRGGLDPEEIHGIKLQRRGAGGDFSESQIPFDW, encoded by the exons ATGAAATTGGAAAAAGCAGTCGCCCATCTTGCTGTTTTTCTTCACATTTCTCAAGCAGAAGACT TCTTCGATTTTTCCAGAAGCAGTGAGTGCTATAGTATCGTCATCTCGA gTTTGATTGGAACTTCACGGGATGGTTTAGaccccgaagaaattcatgggattaAACTGCAGCGGCACGGAGCGGAGCTCTTGGATTTGATCAGAACTTCACGGGGTGGTTTAGaccccgaagaaattcatgggattaAACTGCAGCGACGGGGAGCAGGTGGTGATTTTTCAGAGTCTCAAATTCCATTTGATTGGTGA
- the LOC126591557 gene encoding uncharacterized protein LOC126591557 isoform X3, with the protein MKLEKAVAHLAVFLHISQAEDFFDFSRSSLIGTSRDGLDPEEIHGIKLQRHGAELLDLIRTSRGGLDPEEIHGIKLQRRGAGGDFSESQIPFDW; encoded by the exons ATGAAATTGGAAAAAGCAGTCGCCCATCTTGCTGTTTTTCTTCACATTTCTCAAGCAGAAGACT TCTTCGATTTTTCCAGAAGCA gTTTGATTGGAACTTCACGGGATGGTTTAGaccccgaagaaattcatgggattaAACTGCAGCGGCACGGAGCGGAGCTCTTGGATTTGATCAGAACTTCACGGGGTGGTTTAGaccccgaagaaattcatgggattaAACTGCAGCGACGGGGAGCAGGTGGTGATTTTTCAGAGTCTCAAATTCCATTTGATTGGTGA
- the LOC126591557 gene encoding uncharacterized protein LOC126591557 isoform X2 — MKLEKAVAHLAVFLHISQAEDFFDFSKSSLIGTSRDGLDPEEIHGIKLQRHGAELLDLIRTSRGGLDPEEIHGIKLQRRGAGGDFSESQIPFDW; from the exons ATGAAATTGGAAAAAGCAGTCGCCCATCTTGCTGTTTTTCTTCACATTTCTCAAGCAGAAGACTTCTTCGATTTTTCCAAAAGCA gTTTGATTGGAACTTCACGGGATGGTTTAGaccccgaagaaattcatgggattaAACTGCAGCGGCACGGAGCGGAGCTCTTGGATTTGATCAGAACTTCACGGGGTGGTTTAGaccccgaagaaattcatgggattaAACTGCAGCGACGGGGAGCAGGTGGTGATTTTTCAGAGTCTCAAATTCCATTTGATTGGTGA
- the LOC126591355 gene encoding uncharacterized protein LOC126591355, producing MSTTEALYSKLYDKYSKIKTKKWSELEDIGKDQEGKFKHYVSVAEEYIQHLRNENERLCSEVGDLRSEVASIRSTKAEQCTEYQNRLLEENRKNEKLSEEVERLRKLQQEGNFSRSKGSNTDNGLCTPASGQVSGAAGNLSKRRRTSKRRKNSQSEVEDLVMPSSVALVTVQEPQWCRTIERPGCAKPIRQVNCVFQVLVEYMVDLKFSTVSQAEEICISAVHQSSGYAFNLTWMNRAAGSEVELLYRTASLGTLEREAPEWMKDDIVLSTNMCPIFFERLSRVVKLHS from the exons ATGTCGACC ACAGAAGCGCTCTACTCCAAACTCTACGATAAGTACTCGAAAATCAAG ACAAAGAAATGGTCGGAGTTGGAAGATATTGGTAAAGATCAAGAAGGAAAGTTCAAGCATTATGTATCTG TTGCGGAGGAGTATATTCAACATTTGCGAAACGAAAATGAGAGGTTGTGCTCGGAAGTTGGTGATCTGAGAAGTGAAGTTGCTTCTATTAG GTCCACCAAAGCTGAACAATGTACCGAGTACCAGAATCGTTTGTTGGAAGAGAACAGGAAAA ATGAAAAACTTTCTGAAGAAGTAGAGAGGCTCCGAAAGCTGCAACAGGAGGGAAATTTTAGCAGATCGAAAGGTAGCAACACAGACAATGGACTTTGTACACCTGCTAGTGGTCAAGTATCAGGAGCAGCAGGAAATCtctcaaagagaagaaggacaAGTAAGCGTAGGAAGAATTCCCAGTCTGAGGTGGAGGATTTAGTTATGCCTTCTAGTGTGGCTCTTGTAACTGTTCAAGAG CCACAATGGTGTAGAACTATTGAAAGACCAG GTTGTGCAAAACCAATTCGCCAAGTTAACTGCGTgtttcaagtgcttgttgagTATATGGTGGATTTAAAGTTCTCGACTGTTAGTCAAGCTGAAGAAATATGCATCTCAGCTGTGCATCAATCAAGTG GTTACGCCTTCAATCTTACATGGATGAACAGAGCTGCTGGTAGCGAAGTAGAACTTCTGTATCGCACCGCATCCTTGGGGACGCTTGAGAGGGAAGCACCAGAATGGATGAAGGATGACATAGTTTTAAGCACAAACATGTGCCCTATCTTCTTTGAAAGGTTATCTCGTGTTGTCAAGCTGCACTCCTAG
- the LOC126591558 gene encoding uncharacterized protein LOC126591558 isoform X2 translates to MKLEKAVAHLAVFLHISQAEDFFDFSKSSLIGTSRDGLDPEEIHGIKLQRHGAELLDLIRTSRGGLDPEEIHGIKLQRREAGGDFSESQIPFDW, encoded by the exons ATGAAATTGGAAAAAGCAGTCGCCCATCTTGCTGTTTTTCTTCACATTTCTCAAGCAGAAGACTTCTTCGATTTTTCCAAAAGCA gTTTGATTGGAACTTCACGGGATGGTTTAGaccccgaagaaattcatgggattaAACTGCAGCGGCACGGAGCGGAGCTCTTGGATTTGATCAGAACTTCACGGGGTGGTTTAGaccccgaagaaattcatgggattaAACTGCAGCGACGGGAAGCAGGTGGTGATTTTTCAGAGTCTCAAATTCCATTTGATTGGTGA